One Fuerstiella marisgermanici DNA window includes the following coding sequences:
- a CDS encoding Gfo/Idh/MocA family protein encodes MIGLGFGAEFIPIYKAHPNADVTAICRRNEAELNKSGDQFGIEKRYTDYDQVLADPDIDFVHINSPIPDHAWMSLKALDAGKHVMCTVPMATTIDDCRQIVEKVKETGLKYMMAETVVYSREYLFIKDLYDKGELGKIQHLAASHPQDMDGWPSYWEEMIPMHYATHVVSPCLGLVDGLAEYVSCFGSGKVRDDIAKKSGNTFALQSAHIKVKDSDVTAHIWRCLYDVARQYRESFDVYGTKKSFEWTLVENEPHVIHTAKKPEPEIPEKIEVPDFAHLLPEEIQRFTLPAEIHDAEHLSFLQGGGHGGSHPHLVHEFVSALLEDRDPKPNAVTSANWTCVGICAHESATKGGEIVRLPEFTLG; translated from the coding sequence ATGATTGGATTGGGATTCGGTGCTGAGTTTATTCCCATCTACAAGGCACACCCAAACGCAGATGTCACCGCGATTTGCCGTCGCAACGAAGCTGAACTGAACAAGTCCGGCGACCAATTCGGCATCGAGAAGCGATACACCGATTACGATCAAGTGCTTGCTGACCCGGACATCGACTTCGTCCATATCAACAGTCCGATTCCCGATCACGCGTGGATGTCGCTGAAGGCGCTCGACGCAGGCAAGCACGTGATGTGTACGGTCCCCATGGCAACGACGATCGACGACTGTCGCCAGATCGTCGAGAAAGTCAAAGAAACTGGTCTGAAGTACATGATGGCAGAGACCGTCGTCTATAGCCGCGAATACCTGTTCATCAAAGACCTGTACGACAAAGGTGAACTGGGAAAAATCCAGCATCTGGCAGCGTCACATCCACAGGACATGGACGGTTGGCCGAGCTACTGGGAAGAAATGATCCCGATGCATTATGCGACGCACGTCGTCAGTCCTTGTCTGGGACTAGTTGATGGATTGGCTGAGTATGTTAGTTGTTTCGGTTCCGGCAAAGTTCGAGACGATATCGCCAAGAAGTCCGGAAACACGTTTGCACTGCAGTCGGCTCACATCAAGGTCAAAGACTCCGATGTTACTGCTCACATCTGGCGTTGTCTGTACGATGTTGCTCGTCAGTATCGCGAAAGTTTTGATGTATACGGCACCAAGAAGAGTTTCGAGTGGACGCTGGTCGAAAACGAACCTCACGTGATTCACACGGCGAAGAAGCCGGAACCAGAGATTCCGGAGAAGATCGAAGTTCCGGACTTCGCACATCTGTTGCCGGAAGAGATTCAACGATTCACGCTTCCTGCGGAAATTCACGACGCCGAGCACCTGTCGTTCCTACAGGGAGGTGGTCACGGCGGCTCGCATCCACACTTGGTTCATGAATTCGTTTCGGCTCTGCTAGAAGATCGTGATCCGAAGCCAAATGCGGTCACCAGTGCAAACTGGACATGCGTCGGAATCTGCGCCCATGAATCCGCGACCAAAGGCGGCGAGATCGTTCGTCTGCCGGAGTTCACCCTTGGCTGA
- a CDS encoding PVC-type heme-binding CxxCH protein: MNPTRPLSSRLRLTSLFLLCLSVLASSTQAADLNLMFIGDNGPHQPARRFQELAPVLADRGIEMKYTDRMEDVNPETLAQFDGVVLYANIDRIDEAPAKALLDYVASGKGFIPLHCATFCWRNNKDMVALMGGQFQRHGGQVFTTQIAAADHPIMKGYGSFTSWDETYIHHLHNEKNRTVLEYRVEGEQASGNEREPWTWIRTHGEGRVFYTAWGHDQRTFNQPGFHNLVERGIRWACGDDPGKVPTFQERQRFVAPKMTPLRTDVAEFEFTDVGPKIPNYTPSRQWGTQGAPKTLMQNPLSPEESIKHFVTPEGMTVQRYADERDFKSKPIAMNWDERGRLWICETVDYPNELGKDRDRIRICEDTDGDHVADKFTVFAEGLSIPTAIVIVRGGAVVQNATETLYLKDTDGDDVADQRTTLITGWSSGDTHGGVSNFRYGLDNWIWGMQGYNNSAPEFDGKQTQRFRQGFFRFKLSQSDPPKVTDLEFVRSSNNNTWGLGISEEGLIFGSTANGNPSMFVPIPNRYYESVRGWSPSTLGSIADSARFEPITENVRQVDHHGRYTAGAGHALYTARTFPEQWWNRTAFVCGPTGHLVGTFVLSRDGANYKSTSPLNLLASDDEWSAPVVAEVGPDGAVWVIDWYNYIVQHNPTPNGFKTGKGAAYESDLRDKKHGRIYRVVPTESGAAKLHDFTSLANASNDELLKQLKHPSFMWRRQAQRLLIERRVDDVLQGLLALLADESVDEIGLNAGAIHALHTLDGLGYVKLDPQFKSAGVVTSGLQKALAHASAGVRRSAIAVLPHDEAGLALLLQNRELFRDSDAQVKLQAILALADMPASTVAGAFVGELASAETDQVLIDALTSAAAAHAVSYLQQITSQQGKPSDAVLRITRRVTEHLARAKPDADSLQRIVANLAGADPALSTPILDGLTGGLPADYEKKSSESLDAAFVKTFENGDSTLKGKLLRLASRTGTTALDQYADEIVKSLVKTIKDSDATADKRGAAARDLVGFRSTDKNAVATIINQLTPQTPPNAVEQMLEAVPLSESDDAGEVIIKALPSMTPKTKSTALSVVLGKPVWARSLLAAVEAKEFDLNELSLEQKQSLRSFPDRSLRARAEKLLAMGGGLPDADRDKVLQSLMHVTEKTGNVDAGREVFKKICAACHQHGEMGKKIGPNLTGMGVHPKHELLTHIIDPSRSVEGNFRLYSVLTLDGKVINGMLAGETRTSITIVDSQAKEISVAREDIEELIASRKSVMPEGVEKQITEQGLTDLLEFLTAGGQYIPLPLDKVATAISTKGLFHDGDNSPDRMVFPDWGPKLFKGVPFALTNPQGKSKPNIILLHGPNGSLPPQMPKSVSMPCGTSAAAIHLLSGVGGWNHPYNSEKTVSMIVRLTYDDGTTEDHELRNAVHFADYIRQVDVPMSEFAFRLGRQQLRYLSVKPKRADKIQTIEFVKGEDSSAPIVMAVTVERLSAGAKPVARNMQDAAGANEARNKQPQRRRRRGGFGGPIELGPDDVAVYDAPPEGFKTRRDDIPRGKLEMIEYESKTVGRTRKMNVYTPPGYSSDTKYPVLYLLHGIGGDESEWQRFANPAVLFDNLFADRKAVPMIVVMPNGRAQKNDRAEGNVMASAPAFAVFEKDLLNDVIPAIEAKYSVDRSREKRAIAGLSMGGGQSFNFGLGNLDKFAWVGPFSAAPNTKPAEELIPDVAVAKAKLKLLWISCGNKDGLIRISQNVQRFLKKNEIDHVWHVDGHGHDPQHWSSSLYWFAQSVFQDNPARNAATYNSVIGKWIGTVETQIGDQDYVFTIESKDGKVGGSAVMILDGEKHTSKLSNVKLADGKVSFDEILNFRGNDLSISYSGTLSDGEMKLTRKVGEFATEEFTAKRAR; the protein is encoded by the coding sequence ATGAACCCCACCCGACCGCTCAGCTCAAGGCTCCGGCTCACCAGCCTGTTCCTGTTGTGTCTTTCAGTATTGGCTTCTTCAACGCAGGCCGCTGACTTGAACCTGATGTTCATCGGCGACAATGGGCCCCATCAGCCGGCACGGCGGTTTCAAGAACTTGCACCAGTGCTTGCCGATCGTGGAATCGAAATGAAGTACACCGACCGGATGGAGGACGTTAATCCTGAAACGCTTGCTCAGTTCGACGGAGTTGTGTTGTACGCCAATATCGATCGCATCGACGAAGCACCGGCCAAAGCGTTGCTTGACTACGTTGCCAGCGGCAAGGGGTTCATTCCATTGCACTGTGCGACGTTTTGCTGGCGAAACAACAAAGACATGGTTGCTTTGATGGGTGGGCAGTTTCAGCGCCACGGTGGGCAGGTGTTTACAACGCAGATCGCTGCGGCAGATCATCCAATCATGAAAGGCTATGGCAGCTTTACCAGTTGGGATGAAACGTACATTCATCATCTGCACAATGAGAAGAATCGGACAGTGTTGGAATACCGAGTCGAAGGTGAGCAGGCGAGCGGCAACGAACGTGAACCATGGACCTGGATTCGTACGCATGGCGAAGGTCGCGTGTTCTACACCGCATGGGGACATGATCAGCGTACCTTCAACCAGCCCGGCTTCCACAACCTCGTCGAACGTGGCATTCGCTGGGCTTGCGGCGACGATCCCGGGAAAGTGCCAACTTTCCAGGAGAGGCAACGTTTTGTTGCTCCGAAGATGACACCGCTTCGCACCGACGTGGCCGAGTTTGAATTTACCGATGTCGGCCCGAAGATTCCCAACTACACACCCAGTCGGCAGTGGGGAACCCAGGGCGCACCGAAAACGTTGATGCAAAATCCATTGTCGCCTGAAGAATCGATAAAGCATTTCGTCACTCCCGAAGGCATGACAGTTCAGCGATATGCGGACGAACGCGATTTCAAATCGAAGCCAATTGCGATGAACTGGGACGAACGCGGCCGGTTGTGGATTTGCGAGACAGTGGACTATCCGAATGAGCTTGGCAAGGACCGCGACCGCATCCGCATTTGCGAAGACACCGATGGCGACCATGTTGCCGACAAATTCACCGTCTTTGCGGAAGGGTTGAGTATTCCGACAGCCATTGTGATCGTTCGCGGTGGTGCAGTGGTCCAAAACGCGACCGAGACGCTCTACCTGAAAGACACCGATGGCGACGACGTGGCTGATCAGAGGACGACTCTGATTACCGGGTGGTCGTCCGGTGACACGCATGGTGGAGTCAGTAATTTTCGCTACGGGCTGGACAACTGGATTTGGGGCATGCAGGGCTACAACAACAGTGCGCCCGAGTTCGACGGCAAGCAGACTCAGCGGTTTCGACAGGGTTTCTTTCGCTTCAAGCTGTCGCAAAGCGATCCGCCGAAGGTCACCGATCTGGAGTTCGTTCGTTCCAGCAACAACAACACATGGGGACTGGGAATCAGTGAAGAAGGCCTGATTTTCGGCTCAACGGCGAACGGCAACCCAAGCATGTTCGTCCCGATTCCGAATCGCTACTACGAAAGTGTGCGTGGATGGTCGCCTTCGACGCTGGGGAGTATCGCTGACTCCGCAAGATTTGAGCCAATCACTGAAAACGTTCGTCAGGTGGATCACCATGGCAGATATACGGCAGGTGCTGGACACGCATTGTACACGGCTCGAACGTTCCCCGAACAATGGTGGAACAGAACGGCATTTGTGTGCGGCCCAACGGGGCACCTTGTGGGAACTTTCGTGCTGAGTCGCGATGGGGCAAATTACAAGTCGACCAGTCCCTTGAATTTGCTGGCCAGTGATGACGAGTGGAGTGCTCCGGTGGTGGCCGAAGTTGGCCCGGACGGAGCTGTTTGGGTCATCGACTGGTACAACTACATCGTCCAGCACAATCCAACGCCCAATGGGTTCAAGACGGGCAAGGGGGCGGCGTACGAAAGCGATCTTCGCGACAAAAAACACGGTCGTATCTATCGCGTGGTTCCGACTGAAAGTGGAGCAGCAAAGCTTCACGACTTCACAAGTCTGGCAAACGCGTCGAACGACGAACTTTTGAAGCAGCTGAAGCATCCGTCATTTATGTGGCGACGGCAGGCACAGCGGCTGCTGATTGAACGCCGCGTGGACGATGTCCTTCAGGGGCTGCTGGCGCTACTCGCCGATGAATCGGTCGATGAAATCGGACTTAACGCCGGTGCGATCCACGCGTTGCATACGCTGGACGGATTGGGATACGTCAAGCTGGATCCCCAATTCAAATCGGCCGGTGTCGTCACAAGCGGCCTCCAAAAGGCGCTCGCGCATGCATCCGCCGGAGTACGCCGCAGTGCGATTGCCGTGTTGCCACACGACGAAGCCGGACTGGCGTTGCTGCTACAGAATCGCGAGTTGTTCCGAGACAGCGATGCTCAGGTAAAGTTGCAGGCAATTCTAGCATTGGCCGACATGCCGGCTTCGACGGTGGCTGGTGCATTTGTCGGTGAGCTGGCTTCCGCTGAGACGGACCAAGTTCTGATTGATGCTTTGACATCGGCGGCCGCCGCGCATGCCGTTTCTTACCTCCAACAGATCACGTCACAACAGGGCAAGCCTTCGGACGCAGTGCTTCGAATCACTCGACGAGTCACTGAACACCTTGCTCGAGCGAAACCGGACGCAGACAGTCTGCAGCGGATCGTCGCGAATCTGGCCGGTGCTGATCCCGCGCTATCAACGCCAATTCTCGACGGACTGACAGGGGGCTTACCTGCGGACTACGAGAAAAAGTCGAGTGAATCCCTTGATGCTGCGTTTGTCAAAACGTTTGAGAACGGCGACAGCACTCTCAAAGGAAAACTACTGCGGCTTGCATCGCGGACGGGAACCACGGCTCTCGATCAGTACGCCGATGAGATCGTTAAGTCGTTGGTGAAGACCATCAAAGATTCGGATGCGACTGCGGACAAGCGTGGTGCGGCTGCCCGAGACCTTGTGGGTTTCCGATCAACGGACAAGAACGCCGTCGCGACCATCATCAACCAGTTGACTCCACAGACGCCACCGAACGCCGTCGAACAAATGCTTGAGGCCGTGCCGCTGAGCGAATCCGATGATGCAGGTGAAGTGATCATCAAAGCTCTGCCTTCAATGACACCGAAGACGAAATCAACGGCGCTCAGTGTCGTGTTGGGCAAGCCGGTCTGGGCCAGGTCGTTACTTGCCGCAGTCGAAGCCAAAGAGTTCGATCTGAACGAACTTTCGTTGGAGCAAAAACAATCGTTGCGATCGTTTCCAGATCGATCCCTGCGAGCTCGGGCTGAAAAACTGTTAGCGATGGGCGGCGGATTGCCCGACGCCGATCGCGACAAGGTGTTGCAGTCACTGATGCACGTGACAGAAAAGACGGGAAACGTCGATGCGGGCCGTGAAGTCTTCAAAAAGATCTGCGCGGCTTGTCATCAGCATGGTGAGATGGGGAAGAAGATCGGCCCGAATCTGACCGGCATGGGAGTTCATCCGAAACACGAACTGCTCACTCACATCATCGATCCGTCACGCAGCGTCGAAGGAAACTTTCGGCTGTACAGCGTGCTGACGCTCGATGGAAAAGTCATCAACGGAATGCTGGCGGGAGAAACCAGGACGTCGATCACCATCGTTGATTCGCAGGCGAAGGAAATCAGCGTCGCTCGCGAGGACATCGAAGAGCTGATCGCTTCCCGAAAGTCGGTGATGCCGGAAGGTGTTGAAAAGCAGATTACCGAACAGGGACTGACGGACCTGCTGGAATTTTTGACTGCGGGCGGCCAATACATCCCGCTGCCGCTGGACAAAGTTGCCACGGCAATCAGCACGAAGGGCTTGTTTCATGATGGAGACAATAGCCCGGACCGCATGGTGTTCCCTGACTGGGGACCGAAGCTCTTCAAGGGCGTTCCGTTCGCACTGACCAATCCGCAAGGTAAGTCCAAGCCGAACATCATTCTGTTGCACGGACCAAACGGTTCGCTGCCTCCACAGATGCCCAAGTCGGTTTCAATGCCGTGTGGCACGTCGGCGGCGGCGATTCATTTGCTCAGCGGCGTTGGCGGCTGGAACCATCCGTACAACAGCGAAAAGACCGTTTCGATGATCGTTCGCCTGACGTACGACGATGGAACAACGGAAGATCATGAATTGCGGAATGCGGTTCACTTCGCCGATTATATTCGCCAGGTCGATGTGCCAATGAGTGAATTTGCATTCCGACTTGGTCGGCAGCAGCTTCGATATCTGAGCGTCAAGCCGAAGCGTGCGGACAAGATCCAGACCATCGAGTTCGTCAAAGGCGAGGACAGTAGTGCTCCGATCGTGATGGCGGTCACCGTCGAAAGACTCTCCGCCGGAGCGAAACCTGTTGCACGAAATATGCAGGATGCTGCCGGGGCGAATGAAGCTCGCAACAAGCAGCCACAGCGACGCCGCAGGCGTGGCGGATTTGGCGGGCCAATTGAACTCGGGCCAGATGACGTCGCCGTCTATGACGCTCCACCGGAAGGATTCAAAACCAGGCGTGACGACATTCCGCGTGGTAAACTGGAGATGATCGAGTACGAATCGAAGACCGTTGGCAGAACGCGGAAAATGAATGTCTACACTCCGCCTGGTTATTCATCGGACACGAAATATCCCGTTCTCTACCTGCTGCACGGAATCGGCGGCGATGAGTCCGAATGGCAGCGCTTCGCCAATCCGGCTGTCCTGTTTGACAATCTTTTTGCGGACAGGAAAGCCGTCCCGATGATTGTCGTGATGCCCAACGGTCGAGCACAAAAGAACGATCGGGCAGAAGGCAACGTCATGGCAAGTGCGCCAGCCTTTGCGGTCTTCGAGAAAGATTTGCTTAACGACGTGATTCCGGCGATCGAAGCAAAGTACTCAGTCGATCGCAGCCGCGAAAAACGTGCCATTGCCGGACTCTCAATGGGCGGCGGTCAGTCCTTCAACTTCGGCCTCGGTAATCTCGACAAATTCGCGTGGGTCGGACCATTTTCTGCGGCACCGAATACGAAGCCAGCTGAAGAGCTGATTCCCGACGTTGCCGTTGCGAAAGCGAAACTCAAGCTGCTGTGGATTTCCTGCGGCAACAAAGATGGACTCATCCGGATCAGTCAGAACGTGCAACGATTCCTGAAGAAGAACGAGATCGATCATGTCTGGCACGTCGACGGACACGGCCACGATCCTCAGCACTGGAGCAGCAGCCTGTACTGGTTCGCGCAAAGCGTGTTCCAGGACAATCCCGCCAGGAATGCAGCGACCTACAATTCTGTGATTGGCAAATGGATCGGCACGGTGGAAACTCAAATTGGCGATCAAGATTACGTCTTCACCATTGAAAGCAAGGACGGGAAAGTTGGCGGCTCGGCAGTGATGATCCTCGACGGCGAAAAGCACACCAGCAAACTGTCCAACGTGAAGCTCGCAGATGGCAAAGTTTCGTTCGACGAAATCCTGAACTTCCGGGGCAACGATCTGTCAATCAGCTACTCAGGCACACTGAGCGACGGTGAAATGAAGCTGACTCGCAAAGTGGGCGAATTCGCAACGGAAGAGTTCACAGCCAAACGAGCCAGGTAA
- a CDS encoding alpha/beta hydrolase-fold protein, with protein sequence MLLRANVLICSVLLIDSISSAQDSVPVDDWKPAVTNQNGKQFPQVNSEGRVRFRIHAPEATAVSCTFRESSEFVKDDKGFWTGYTRKLDEGFHYYELIIDGAKVPDPNSKYFFGAMRWGSGVEVPAKDKDFYAVRKVPHGQMREVLFYSESTQTDRRAFVYTPPGYDSDQKKRYPVLYLQHGWGENEYGWSVQGHAGLIMDNLLAEGKAKPFIIVMTYGMTNEVRFGGLRNFDIKHFETVLVKELIRYVDSNFRTLTDQPNRAMAGLSMGGMETKMITLRNLDKFSHIGLFSGGSISMDDVNNTEGFKEHVKLVFVSYGSKEVGGGRRPRRGGDPEANSKALKEAGINSHYYVSPDTAHEWQSWRRSLHEIAPLLFASEDSAE encoded by the coding sequence ATGTTGTTACGCGCAAACGTACTCATCTGCAGCGTGCTGCTGATCGATTCGATCAGTTCGGCACAGGACTCTGTTCCGGTCGATGACTGGAAACCGGCCGTCACTAATCAGAACGGCAAACAGTTCCCTCAGGTTAACTCTGAAGGCCGTGTTAGATTTCGCATCCACGCTCCTGAGGCGACCGCCGTTTCATGTACGTTCCGAGAAAGCAGCGAATTTGTCAAAGACGATAAAGGTTTTTGGACGGGCTACACTCGCAAGCTGGATGAAGGCTTTCACTACTACGAATTGATCATCGACGGCGCGAAAGTTCCCGACCCAAACAGCAAGTACTTCTTCGGTGCAATGCGTTGGGGCAGCGGGGTGGAAGTTCCTGCGAAGGACAAAGACTTTTACGCTGTCAGGAAAGTCCCGCATGGCCAAATGCGTGAAGTCCTTTTCTATTCCGAGAGCACCCAAACGGATCGCCGTGCCTTCGTTTACACTCCACCGGGATACGATAGCGATCAGAAAAAGCGTTACCCGGTTCTCTATCTGCAACATGGATGGGGCGAGAACGAGTACGGCTGGAGCGTTCAGGGCCACGCCGGTCTGATCATGGACAACTTGCTCGCCGAAGGTAAGGCCAAGCCGTTCATCATCGTGATGACCTATGGAATGACCAACGAAGTGCGTTTTGGAGGACTTCGAAACTTCGACATCAAACATTTCGAAACGGTACTGGTCAAAGAACTGATTCGCTATGTCGATTCGAACTTCCGTACGCTGACGGATCAGCCCAACCGAGCCATGGCTGGTCTTTCCATGGGCGGCATGGAAACCAAGATGATTACGCTGCGGAACCTCGACAAGTTCTCACACATCGGTCTGTTCAGCGGTGGATCAATCTCCATGGACGACGTGAACAATACCGAGGGATTCAAGGAACACGTCAAGCTCGTCTTCGTGAGTTACGGCAGCAAGGAAGTCGGCGGCGGACGGCGACCACGACGCGGCGGCGATCCCGAAGCGAATTCAAAGGCGCTGAAGGAAGCCGGTATCAACAGCCACTACTACGTTTCACCGGACACGGCTCACGAATGGCAAAGCTGGCGCCGCAGTTTGCATGAGATCGCGCCACTGCTATTTGCATCTGAAGATAGTGCTGAGTGA
- a CDS encoding endo-1,4-beta-xylanase, whose translation MESGQKHDSSMVLLKRLLKDGAPVHAVGIQGHWRTGSVPYDDIDKAISDYASLGLKVSITELDVTISGASGGQFGRGFGRRRFGNRKPPSVEDLNAQAKAYKKLFAIFNKHKDVIERVTFWGLNDRRTWRFGQHPLIFDANNNPKPAYGAIVNEPSRD comes from the coding sequence ATCGAATCTGGTCAGAAGCACGACAGTTCGATGGTCCTGCTGAAACGCCTGCTCAAAGACGGAGCGCCGGTTCACGCGGTTGGAATTCAGGGTCACTGGCGGACCGGAAGCGTCCCTTACGACGACATCGACAAGGCGATTTCGGATTACGCTTCGTTGGGGCTGAAGGTCAGCATCACAGAGCTTGACGTCACGATTAGTGGAGCTTCTGGCGGACAATTCGGCCGCGGCTTTGGGCGAAGACGTTTTGGCAACAGGAAACCTCCTTCGGTCGAAGACCTAAACGCTCAAGCCAAAGCGTATAAGAAGCTCTTCGCGATCTTCAACAAGCACAAAGACGTGATCGAACGAGTCACTTTCTGGGGCCTCAACGACCGCCGCACATGGCGCTTCGGACAACACCCCCTGATTTTCGACGCCAACAACAATCCCAAACCCGCCTACGGTGCGATTGTTAATGAACCATCGCGCGACTGA